A portion of the Pseudopipra pipra isolate bDixPip1 chromosome 1, bDixPip1.hap1, whole genome shotgun sequence genome contains these proteins:
- the DCSTAMP gene encoding dendritic cell-specific transmembrane protein: MRTFVSIAQNTWEIFISERKPGWKSWMKLFGVCFAVGFLSSFLFFLGMHFSLAHHSLGPLLISGFIWILFSIMLFCFKHLRCFSVLFLFSCGLKNGRNALITAGTGVMVANNIQNIFHNLKVLADTITCHLKHEQFALIKYYVEAVKWIYESAKLSTVLPKDIVILKHEFTSSYSISDDALKKELNDTKQEIQRVANQIYFMLTILPYIGQKVLPVTGIFLVSFGTGLFIKKFLGSHSTKFKNTYITKEFIAFDEHQKQQQKPCLLPLNRKERKDYVTIPSFCFTRKDRKKMLYFFLPVIINLCIWLLFAAVDYLFYWLIISVNKYLQEVPDLEIQLSLSQNRNEIIIHIAKHIAKTDSFKIPLFKRDCIPHPELALSTAWIHLGVIIFFLITFGLFSGLLTQLKILVSTSFYPDAAMKRIHHLHAKLLKKRAKVQEKTVKNMFARRVSFWFPILKATEAVRKKERSVAK; encoded by the exons ATGCGAACATTTGTCTCAATAGCCCAGAACACATGGGAAATTTTTATATCTGAAAGGAAGCCTGGCTGGAAGTCTTGGATGAAGCTTTTTGGAGTTTGCTTTGCAGTTGGcttcctctccagctttctttttttccttggcatGCACTTCTCCCTGGCACACCACTCTTTGGGTCCCTTACTGATTTCTGGATTCATCTGGATCTTGTTTTCTATCATGCTCTTCTGTTTCAAGCACCTGCGCTGTTTTAGTGTcctgttccttttttcctgtggacTGAAAAATGGCAGGAACGCTCTTATTACTGCTGGCACAGGTGTCATGGTGGCCAACAacatccaaaatatttttcacaacCTAAAGGTTCTGGCAGACACCATAACCTGTCATTTGAAGCATGAGCAATTTGCCTTGATAAAATATTATGTTGAGGCAGTGAAATGGATTTACGAGTCAGCCAAGCTTTCCACTGTACTACCTAAAGATATAGTGATCTTAAAGCATGAATTCACATCATCTTATTCGATTTCAGatgatgcattaaaaaaagagcTAAATGACACAAAGCAAGAAATCCAGAGAGTTGCTAACCAGATATATTTTATGCTGACTATACTGCCCTACATAGGCCAGAAAGTGTTGCCTGTCACTGGGATTTTTCTAGTTTCTTTTGGAACTGGCCTCTTTATCAAAAAATTTTTGGGTTCTCACAGtaccaaatttaaaaatacttatatCACAAAAGAGTTCATTGCATTTGATGAGCAccaaaagcaacagcaaaaaccATGTCTTTTGCCActtaacagaaaagaaagaaaagattatGTGACAATCCCATCTTTCTGCTTCAcaagaaaagacaggaaaaaaatgctgtatttttttctccctgtaatTATTAATCTTTGCATATGGCTTCTGTTTGCTGCAGTAGACTATTTGTTTTActggttaattatttctgtgaaTAAATATCTCCAAGAAGTACCGGATCTAGAGATTCAACTCAGCCTCTCTCAGAAT AGGAATGAGATTATTATTCATATCGCAAAGCATATTGCAAAGACTGATTCTTTCAAGATCCCTTTGTTTAAGCGTGACTGCATCCCTCATCCAGAGCTTGCTCTCTCCACGGCATGGATCCACCTCGGGGTCATCATCTTCTTCTTAATAACTTTTGGATTATTCTCTGGCCTCCTGACCCAGCTTAAAATACTCGTGTCAACTTCCTTTTATCCTGATGCTGCGATGAAACGGATACATCATTTGCATGCAAAATTACTCAAGAAAAGAGCAAAGGTACAAGAGAAAACTGTGAAGAACATGTTTGCTAGAAGG gtCAGTTTTTGGTTTCCAATACTCAAGGCAACAGAGGcagtgaggaagaaagaaaggagtgTGGCAAAATGA